Proteins co-encoded in one Plectropomus leopardus isolate mb chromosome 14, YSFRI_Pleo_2.0, whole genome shotgun sequence genomic window:
- the mapre3a gene encoding microtubule-associated protein RP/EB family member 3a isoform X2, which yields MAVNVYATSVSIDNLSRHDMLAWVNDSLHLTYTKIEQLCSGAAYCQFMDMLFPGCILLKKVKFQAKLEHESIHNFKVLQAAFKRMSVDKIIPVEKLVKGKFQDNFEFVQWFKKFFDANYDGKEYDPLLARQGQDVAPAPNPGPQRTSPTVPKNMPTPQRVQHNTPAMRKNPSLSRNGGSDAEIMELNQQLMELKLTVDGLEKERDFYFSKLRDIELICQEHESENNPILSKIIDILYATEDGFAPPEDDDLDEQAHLDQDEY from the exons ATGGCAGTGAATGTGTACGCCACATCTGTGTCTATTGACAACCTCAGCCGACATGACATGCTGGCATGGGTCAATGATTCTTTGCACCTCACCTACACGAAGATTGAACAGCTCTGTTCAG GAGCGGCATATTGCCAGTTCATGGACATGTTGTTTCCAGGCTGTATCCTTCTGAAGAAGGTCAAATTTCAAGCCAAGCTGGAGCATGAATCTATACACAACTTCAAAGTTCTTCAGGCAGCTTTTAAACGGATGAGTGTTGACaaa ATAATTCCTGTTGAAAAGCTTGTAAAAGGGAAGTTCCAGGACAACTTTGAGTTTGTGCAGTGGTTCAAGAAGTTCTTTGACGCCAACTATGACGGGAAGGAATATGACCCTTTACTAGCCAGACAGGGGCAGGACGTGGCCCCCGCCCCCAACCCAG GACCACAGAGGACATCTCCAACAGTTCCCAAAAACATGCCAACACCACAGCGGGTCCAACACAACACTCCAGCTATGAGGAAGAATCCATCATTGTCTAGAAACGGGGGCAGCGACGCTGAGATCATGGAGCTAAATCAACAG TTGATGGAGTTGAAGTTGACTGTAGACGGActagagaaggagagagactTCTACTTCAGCAAACTACGGGACATTGAGCTGATCTGCCAGGAACACGAGAGTGAAAACAACCCCATCCTCAGCAAGATAATCGACATTCTCTACGCAACAGAG GATGGTTTTGCACCTCCGGAGGATGACGACCTCGATGAGCAAGCTCACCTGGACCAGGATGAATACTGA
- the mapre3a gene encoding microtubule-associated protein RP/EB family member 3a isoform X1 encodes MAVNVYATSVSIDNLSRHDMLAWVNDSLHLTYTKIEQLCSGAAYCQFMDMLFPGCILLKKVKFQAKLEHESIHNFKVLQAAFKRMSVDKIIPVEKLVKGKFQDNFEFVQWFKKFFDANYDGKEYDPLLARQGQDVAPAPNPGDHFIHKPKRNPGPQRTSPTVPKNMPTPQRVQHNTPAMRKNPSLSRNGGSDAEIMELNQQLMELKLTVDGLEKERDFYFSKLRDIELICQEHESENNPILSKIIDILYATEDGFAPPEDDDLDEQAHLDQDEY; translated from the exons ATGGCAGTGAATGTGTACGCCACATCTGTGTCTATTGACAACCTCAGCCGACATGACATGCTGGCATGGGTCAATGATTCTTTGCACCTCACCTACACGAAGATTGAACAGCTCTGTTCAG GAGCGGCATATTGCCAGTTCATGGACATGTTGTTTCCAGGCTGTATCCTTCTGAAGAAGGTCAAATTTCAAGCCAAGCTGGAGCATGAATCTATACACAACTTCAAAGTTCTTCAGGCAGCTTTTAAACGGATGAGTGTTGACaaa ATAATTCCTGTTGAAAAGCTTGTAAAAGGGAAGTTCCAGGACAACTTTGAGTTTGTGCAGTGGTTCAAGAAGTTCTTTGACGCCAACTATGACGGGAAGGAATATGACCCTTTACTAGCCAGACAGGGGCAGGACGTGGCCCCCGCCCCCAACCCAGGTGATCACTTTATCCACAAACCAAAGAGAAACCCAG GACCACAGAGGACATCTCCAACAGTTCCCAAAAACATGCCAACACCACAGCGGGTCCAACACAACACTCCAGCTATGAGGAAGAATCCATCATTGTCTAGAAACGGGGGCAGCGACGCTGAGATCATGGAGCTAAATCAACAG TTGATGGAGTTGAAGTTGACTGTAGACGGActagagaaggagagagactTCTACTTCAGCAAACTACGGGACATTGAGCTGATCTGCCAGGAACACGAGAGTGAAAACAACCCCATCCTCAGCAAGATAATCGACATTCTCTACGCAACAGAG GATGGTTTTGCACCTCCGGAGGATGACGACCTCGATGAGCAAGCTCACCTGGACCAGGATGAATACTGA
- the dpysl5a gene encoding dihydropyrimidinase-related protein 5a isoform X1, with protein MRPIAMSSSSAMVRILIKGGKVVNDDCTQEADVYIENGIIQQVGKELMIPGGAKVIDASGKLVLPGGIDTSVHLEESFMNATTADDFYSGTKAALAGGTTMVIAHILPEKNESLLEAYEKCRSSADSKACCDYALHVGVTWWGPKVRAEMEKLVREKGVNSFQMFMAYKDTFMLRDSELFQALQHCKDIGAIARVHAENGELVAEGAKEALDLGISGPEGIEISRPEELEAEATHRAITIANRAHCPIYLVNVSSMSAGDVVATAKMQGKVVHGETTTAHAVLNGMQYYHFDWAHAAAHVTVPPLRLDPNTPNFLMSLLGNDTLNVVGSDHRPFTIKQRAMGKDDFTKIPHGLPGVQDRMSVIWEKGVIGGKMDENRFVAVTSSNAAKIYNLYPRKGRIIPGADADVVVWDPEGSKTISVDNQVQGGDINLYEGLRCHGVPLVTISRGRLVYENGMFTCAEGSGKFCPLRTFPDYLYKKMVQREKSQAVKAVEREPYKGEVVAVANSGKRDIGVSDLDTPTRPCTRHGGVRDLQESSFSLSGAQIDDNIPKRSSARILAPPGGRSSGIW; from the exons ATGAG ACCAATAGCCATGTCTTCCAGCTCAGCGATGGTGCGAATCCTGATAAAAGGTGGCAAGGTGGTGAACGACGACTGCACCCAGGAGGCCGACGTCTACATCGAGAACGGCATCATCCAGCAGGTGGGGAAGGAGCTGATGATCCCAGGTGGAGCCAAAGTGATCGATGCCTCGGGAAAACTGGTCCTACCCGGAGGCATCGACACCAGCGTCCACCTGGAGGAGAGCTTCATGAACGCGACCACGGCGGATGACTTCTACAGCGGCACCAAG GCTGCTCTGGCTGGCGGTACGACGATGGTGATCGCACACATTCTGCCAGAGAAGAATGAGTCTCTGCTGGAAGCCTACGAGAAGTGCCGCAGCTCGGCCGACTCCAAAGCCTGCTGTGACTACGCTCTGCATGTGGGAGTTACTTGGTGGGGACCGAAG gtgcGAGCTGAAATGGAGAAGCTGGTGAGGGAGAAAGGCGTGAACTCCTTTCAGATGTTCATGGCCTATAAGGACACATTCATGCTGAGGGACAGCGAGCTCTTCCAGGCTCTGCAGCACTGTAAGGACATCGGAGCCATAGCAAGAGTCCATGCTGAGAACGGGGAACTGGTGGCAGAG GGTGCAAAGGAAGCATTGGACCTGGGCATCAGTGGCCCAGAGGGGATTGAAATCAGCAGGCCTGAAGAG TTGGAAGCAGAGGCAACCCACAGGGCAATAACCATCGCCAACAGG GCCCACTGCCCGATCTATCTTGTCAATGTGTCCAGTATGTCTGCGGGAGATGTCGTCGCTACAGCTAAGATGCAGG GTAAGGTGGTCCACGGTGAGACGACCACAGCCCACGCTGTGCTGAACGGTATGCAGTACTATCATTTTGATTGGGCCCATGCTGCTGCCCACGTTACCGTGCCTCCTCTGCGCCTGGACCCAAATACTCCAAATTTCCTAATGAGCCTGCTGGGAAA TGACACTCTGAATGTTGTGGGGTCCGATCACCGACCGTTCACCATCAAACAGAGAGCCATGGGCAAGGATGACTTCACAAAGATCCCTCATGGGCTTCCTGGAGTTCAGGATCGCATGAGCGTCATCTGGGAGAAAGGAGTG ATTGGAGGAAAGATGGATGAGAATCGCTTTGTTGCAGTCACAAGCTCAAACGCAGCCAAGATCTACAACCTCTACCCGAGGAAAGGAAGGATCATCCCCGGAGCAGATGCTGATGTGGTGGTCTGGGACCCCGAGGGATCCAA GACCATTTCTGTGGATAACCAGGTCCAGGGAGGAGATATAAACCTGTATGAAGGTCTGCGTTGTCATGGCGTACCGCTGGTTACCATCAGCCGTGGACGTCTGGTCTATGAAAATGGCATGTTCACGTGTGCTGAGGGCTCTGGAAAGTTTTGCCCACTGAGGACCTTCCCAGATTACCTCTACAAGAAGATGGTTCAGAGGGAAAAG AGCCAGGCTGTGAAAGCAGTGGAGCGGGAGCCCTACAAAGGTGAGGTGGTTGCAGTGGCCAACTCAGGAAAGAGGGACATTGGGGTTTCAGATCTGGACACTCCGACGCGCCCCTGCACCCGACACGGGGGCGTGAGGGACCTCCAAGAGTCCAGCTTCAGCCTGTCTG GTGCCCAGATCGATGACAATATTCCAAAGAGATCCTCGGCCAGGATCCTCGCTCCTCCTGGAGGCAGATCCAGCGGGATCTGGTAA
- the dpysl5a gene encoding dihydropyrimidinase-related protein 5a isoform X2: protein MSSSSAMVRILIKGGKVVNDDCTQEADVYIENGIIQQVGKELMIPGGAKVIDASGKLVLPGGIDTSVHLEESFMNATTADDFYSGTKAALAGGTTMVIAHILPEKNESLLEAYEKCRSSADSKACCDYALHVGVTWWGPKVRAEMEKLVREKGVNSFQMFMAYKDTFMLRDSELFQALQHCKDIGAIARVHAENGELVAEGAKEALDLGISGPEGIEISRPEELEAEATHRAITIANRAHCPIYLVNVSSMSAGDVVATAKMQGKVVHGETTTAHAVLNGMQYYHFDWAHAAAHVTVPPLRLDPNTPNFLMSLLGNDTLNVVGSDHRPFTIKQRAMGKDDFTKIPHGLPGVQDRMSVIWEKGVIGGKMDENRFVAVTSSNAAKIYNLYPRKGRIIPGADADVVVWDPEGSKTISVDNQVQGGDINLYEGLRCHGVPLVTISRGRLVYENGMFTCAEGSGKFCPLRTFPDYLYKKMVQREKSQAVKAVEREPYKGEVVAVANSGKRDIGVSDLDTPTRPCTRHGGVRDLQESSFSLSGAQIDDNIPKRSSARILAPPGGRSSGIW from the exons ATGTCTTCCAGCTCAGCGATGGTGCGAATCCTGATAAAAGGTGGCAAGGTGGTGAACGACGACTGCACCCAGGAGGCCGACGTCTACATCGAGAACGGCATCATCCAGCAGGTGGGGAAGGAGCTGATGATCCCAGGTGGAGCCAAAGTGATCGATGCCTCGGGAAAACTGGTCCTACCCGGAGGCATCGACACCAGCGTCCACCTGGAGGAGAGCTTCATGAACGCGACCACGGCGGATGACTTCTACAGCGGCACCAAG GCTGCTCTGGCTGGCGGTACGACGATGGTGATCGCACACATTCTGCCAGAGAAGAATGAGTCTCTGCTGGAAGCCTACGAGAAGTGCCGCAGCTCGGCCGACTCCAAAGCCTGCTGTGACTACGCTCTGCATGTGGGAGTTACTTGGTGGGGACCGAAG gtgcGAGCTGAAATGGAGAAGCTGGTGAGGGAGAAAGGCGTGAACTCCTTTCAGATGTTCATGGCCTATAAGGACACATTCATGCTGAGGGACAGCGAGCTCTTCCAGGCTCTGCAGCACTGTAAGGACATCGGAGCCATAGCAAGAGTCCATGCTGAGAACGGGGAACTGGTGGCAGAG GGTGCAAAGGAAGCATTGGACCTGGGCATCAGTGGCCCAGAGGGGATTGAAATCAGCAGGCCTGAAGAG TTGGAAGCAGAGGCAACCCACAGGGCAATAACCATCGCCAACAGG GCCCACTGCCCGATCTATCTTGTCAATGTGTCCAGTATGTCTGCGGGAGATGTCGTCGCTACAGCTAAGATGCAGG GTAAGGTGGTCCACGGTGAGACGACCACAGCCCACGCTGTGCTGAACGGTATGCAGTACTATCATTTTGATTGGGCCCATGCTGCTGCCCACGTTACCGTGCCTCCTCTGCGCCTGGACCCAAATACTCCAAATTTCCTAATGAGCCTGCTGGGAAA TGACACTCTGAATGTTGTGGGGTCCGATCACCGACCGTTCACCATCAAACAGAGAGCCATGGGCAAGGATGACTTCACAAAGATCCCTCATGGGCTTCCTGGAGTTCAGGATCGCATGAGCGTCATCTGGGAGAAAGGAGTG ATTGGAGGAAAGATGGATGAGAATCGCTTTGTTGCAGTCACAAGCTCAAACGCAGCCAAGATCTACAACCTCTACCCGAGGAAAGGAAGGATCATCCCCGGAGCAGATGCTGATGTGGTGGTCTGGGACCCCGAGGGATCCAA GACCATTTCTGTGGATAACCAGGTCCAGGGAGGAGATATAAACCTGTATGAAGGTCTGCGTTGTCATGGCGTACCGCTGGTTACCATCAGCCGTGGACGTCTGGTCTATGAAAATGGCATGTTCACGTGTGCTGAGGGCTCTGGAAAGTTTTGCCCACTGAGGACCTTCCCAGATTACCTCTACAAGAAGATGGTTCAGAGGGAAAAG AGCCAGGCTGTGAAAGCAGTGGAGCGGGAGCCCTACAAAGGTGAGGTGGTTGCAGTGGCCAACTCAGGAAAGAGGGACATTGGGGTTTCAGATCTGGACACTCCGACGCGCCCCTGCACCCGACACGGGGGCGTGAGGGACCTCCAAGAGTCCAGCTTCAGCCTGTCTG GTGCCCAGATCGATGACAATATTCCAAAGAGATCCTCGGCCAGGATCCTCGCTCCTCCTGGAGGCAGATCCAGCGGGATCTGGTAA